A DNA window from Lutra lutra chromosome 8, mLutLut1.2, whole genome shotgun sequence contains the following coding sequences:
- the LOC125107325 gene encoding olfactory receptor 9K2-like, which yields MGDKGGDNHSEVTDFILVGIRVRPELHSLLFLLFLIVYGMVLLGNLSMIGITVTDPRLNTPMYFFLGNLSIIDLSYSTVIVPKATVNILSQRKTISFAGCVAPLFLYALFMVTEAFVLATMAYDRFIAICNPLLYTVRMSRSLCIQLVAGSYLCGWVSSILQISVTFSMSFCASRVIDHFYCDSNPIEKISCSNIFMNKMVSFSLAVLIILPTIVVIVVSYMYIVSAVLKIRSSEGRKKAFSTCSSHLGVVSLLYGTVSFVYLTPPCNPELRKVASVCYILFTPMLNPLIYSLRNKDIKAAMKKVLWKKKVVL from the coding sequence ATGGGTGACAAGGGCGGAGACAACCACTCAGAAGTGACTGACTTCATTCTTGTAGGCATCAGGGTCCGTCCAGAGCTCCACAGTCTCCTCTTCCTACTATTCCTGATTGTTTATGGGATGGTCCTTCTGGGGAACCTTAGCATGATTGGCATCACTGTGACTGATCCCCGGCTGAACACACCAATGTATTTCTTCCTAGGCAATCTCTCCATCATTGACCTCTCCTACTCCACTGTGATTGTACCTAAAGCCACGGTCAACATCCTGTCTCAGAGAAAGACCATATCTTTTGCAGGTTGTGTGGCTCCGCTATTTCTTTATGCACTCTTCATGGTCACAGAGGCTTTTGTCCTGGCAaccatggcctatgaccgcttcATTGCCATCTGCAACCCACTCCTCTACACTGTCCGCATGTCAAGAAGCCTCTGTATCCAGTTGGTGGCTGGTTCCTATCTCTGTGGCTGGGTCAGTTCCATCCTTCAAATCAGTGTAACCTTCTCAATGTCTTTCTGTGCTTCCCGAGTCATTGATCACTTCTACTGTGATTCCAACCCAATTGAGAAGATCTCCTGTTCCAATATCTTTATGAATAAGATGGTGTCATTTAGTCTGGCTGTGCTCATTATTTTGCCCACAATAGTTGTTATTGTGGTATCTTATATGTATATTGTGTCTGCAGTCTTAAAAATCCGCTCCagtgaagggaggaagaaagcctTCTCCACTTGCAGCTCCCACTTGGGGGTTGTAAGTTTGCTCTATGGGACTGTCTCCTTTGTCTACCTCACACCTCCATGTAACCCTGAACTTCGTAAAGTGGCTTCAGTGTGTTACATTTTGTTCACACCTATGCTGAACCCTTTAATCTACTCTCTAAGAAACAAGGATATTAAAGCTGCCATGAAAAAAGTCCTATGGAAGAAAAAAGTTGTACTTTAA
- the LOC125107326 gene encoding olfactory receptor 9K2-like: MGDRGTSNRSEVTDFILVGFRVRPELHILLFLLFLLVYAMILLGNVGMMTIIMTYPRLNTPMYFFLGNLSFIDLFYSSVIAPKAMINFWSESKTISFAGCVTQLFLFALFIVAEGFLLAAMAYDRFIAICNPLLYSVQMSTHLCIQLVAGSYFCGCISSILLTSVTFTLSFCASRAIDHFYCDYRPLQRISCSDLYLHKIVSFFLCSIIILPTIIVIMVSYMYIVSTVLKIRSTEGRKKAFSTCSSHLGVVSVLYGAIIFMYFIPDRFPELSKVASLCYTLVTPMLNPLIYSLRNKDVKEALRKILGKKIFLFNSILTMI; this comes from the coding sequence ATGGGTGACAGGGGAACAAGCAATCGCTCAGAAGTGACTGACTTCATTCTTGTAGGCTTCAGGGTCCGCCCAGAACTCCacattctcctcttcctgctctttctgcTTGTGTATGCCATGATCCTTCTAGGGAATGTGGGGATGATGACCATTATTATGACTTATCCCCGGCTGAACACACCAATGTATTTCTTCCTAGGCAATCTCTccttcattgatctcttctattCTTCTGTTATTGCACCCAAAGCTATGATCAACTTCTGGTCTGAAAGCAAGACCATCTCCTTTGCAGGCTGTGTGACCCAGCTCTTCCTCTTTGCCTTGTTCATTGTGGCTGAGGGATTTCTCCTGGCAGCCATGGCTTATGACCGCTTCATTGCCATTTGCAACCCACTCCTCTACTCTGTCCAGATGTCAACTCATCTCTGCATTCAGTTGGTGGCTGGTTCCTATTTTTGTGGCTGCATCAGCTCTATTCTTTTGACCAGTGTGACGTTCACTTTGTCCTTTTGTGCTTCCCGAGCTATCGACCACTTCTACTGTGATTACCGTCCACTTCAAAGGATTTCTTGTTCTGATCTCTACCTACATAAgatagtttcctttttcttatgcAGCATTATTATTTTGCCTACCATAATTGTCATTATGGTGTCCTATATGTATATTGTGTCCACGGTTCTAAAGATAAGATCCACTGAGGGACGTAAGAAAGCCTTCTCCACTTGCAGCTCTCACCTAGGAGTCGTGAGTGTACTGTATGGTgccattatttttatgtatttcatccCTGACAGATTTCCTGAGCTGAGTAAAGTGGCTTCCTTATGTTACACCTTAGTCACTCCCATGTTGAATCCTTTGATTTACTCCCTCAGAAACAAAGATGTCAAAGAAGCTCTGAGAaagattctggggaaaaaaatatttttatttaattctatctTAACAATGATATAA